In a genomic window of Gossypium arboreum isolate Shixiya-1 chromosome 9, ASM2569848v2, whole genome shotgun sequence:
- the LOC108452993 gene encoding uncharacterized protein LOC108452993, with amino-acid sequence MGNSSSMLTQYDIEEVQEYCQNLFSQQEIVSLYQRFCQLDRNAKGFISADEFLSVPEFAMNPLSQRLLKMVDGLNFKDFVAFLSAFSAKASVQQKVKLIFKFYDSDGNGKVSFNDMLEVLRDLSGSFISDVQREQVLTQLLKEAGYSKDSYLTLDDFNKIFGISELKMEVEVPVD; translated from the exons ATGGGGAATTCTTCTTCAATGCTAACTCAATATGATATCGAAGAAGTTCAAGAATACTGCCAGAATTTAT TCTCTCAGCAGGAAATTGTTTCATTGTACCAAAGGTTTTGCCAGTTAGATCGAAATGCAAAGGGATTCATATCTGCTGATGAGTTTCTATCAGTTCCGGAGTTTGCAATGAATCCGCTCTCTCAG AGACTGCTTAAGATGGTGGATGGTTTGAACTTTAAGGACTTTGTCGCCTTCTTGTCAGCGTTTAGTGCTAAAGCAAGTGTACAGCAGAAAGTTAAAC TTATCTTCAAGTTTTATGATTCTGACGGCAATGGAAAGGTGTCTTTCAATGACATGCTAGAAGTTTTACGTGATTTATCTGGTTCATTTATTTCCGATGTCCAAAGAGAG CAAGTCTTGACCCAACTTTTGAAAGAAGCGGGTTACTCAAAGGACTCTTACCTAACATTGGATGACTTCAATAAG ATTTTTGGGATCTCTGAACTAAAAATGGAGGTCGAAGTACCGGTGGATTAG
- the LOC108452992 gene encoding topless-related protein 1 isoform X1 — MSSLSRELVFLILQFLDEEKFKETVHKLEQESGFFFNMKYFEDEVHNGNWDEVEKYLSGFTKVDDNRYSMKIFFEIRKQKYLEALDKHDRSKAVEILVKDLKVFATFNEELFKEITQLLTLENFRENEQLSKYGDTKSARAIMLVELKKLIEANPLFRDKLQFPTLKNSRLRTLINQSLNWQHQLCKNPRPNPDIKTLFVDHSCGQPNGARAPSPANNPLLGSLPKAGGFPPLGAHGPFQATPAPVPAPLAGWMSSPSAVTHPAVSAGAIGLGASSIPAALKHPRTPPTNPSVDYPSADSDHVSKRARPMGISDEVNLPVNVLQVTFPGHGHSQTFNAPDDLPKAVARTLNQGSSPMSMDFHPVQQTLLLVGTNVGDIALWEVGSRERLVSKNFKVWDLSVCSMPLQAALVKDPAVSVNRVIWSPDGSLFGVAYSRHIVQIYSYHGGDEVRQHLEIDAHVGGVNDIAFSLPNKQLCVITCGDDKTIKVWDASNGTKQYTFEGHEAPVYSVCPHYKENIQFIFSTALDGKIKAWLYDNMGSRVDYEAPGRWCTTMAYSADGTRLFSCGTSKEGESFIVEWNESEGAVKRTYQGFRKRSLGVVQFDTTKNRYLAAGDDFSIKFWDMDNVQPLTSYDAEGGLPASPRIRFNKDGSLLAVSANDNGIKILANSDGMRLLCTLENLSYDASRTPEAPKPTINPISAAAAATSAVLADRSASVVAIPGMNGDARSFADVKPRITEESSDKSKIWKLTEISESSQCRSLRLPENLRVTKISRLIFTNSGNAILALASNAIHLLWKWQRSDRNSNGKATASVSPQLWQPSSGILMTNDVADTNPEEAVPCFALSKNDSYVMSASGGKISLFNMMTFKTMATFMPPPPAATFLAFHPQDNNIIAIGMDDSTIQIYNVRVDEVKSKLIGHSKRITGLAFSHALNVLVSSGADSQLCVWNTDGWEKQKTKFLQIPVGITPTAQSETRVQFHQDQIRLLVVHETQLALYETTKLECFKQWVPRESFAPITHATFSCDSQLVYASFLDATICVFVAANLRPRCRINPSAYLPASVSSSNVHPLVIAAHPSEPNEFAVGLSDGGVHVFEPLESENRWGVPQPADNGSASSITATPSVAAQGSEQAQR, encoded by the exons ATGTCGTCTCTCAGTAGAGAGCTTGTTTTCTTGATCTTACAGTTCCTAGATGAGGAAAAGTTTAAAGAGACTGTTCACAa GCTTGAACAGGAATCTGGGTTTTTCTTCAATATGAAATATTTTGAGGATGAAGTGCATAATGGAAATTGGGATGAGGTGGAGAAATACCTCTCTGGTTTTACCAAGGTCGATGACAATCGATATTCCATGAAAATCTTTTTCGAGATAAGAAAGCAGAAGTATCTTGAGGCATTGGATAA GCATGATCGATCCAAAGCTGTGGAGATATTAGTTAAGGATTTGAAAGTTTTTGCTACATTTAATGAGGAACTTTTTAAGGAAATCACTCAGCTTCTGACTTTGGAGAATTTCAG AGAGAACGAACAGTTGTCGAAATATGGAGATACAAAGTCAGCTAGAGCAATCATGTTAGTTGAACTCAAGAAGCTTATTGAAGCAAATCCTTTATTCCGTGACAAATTGCAGTTCCCGACCCTTAAAAATTCGAGGTTACGAACCCTGATTAATCAGAG CTTGAATTGGCAGCATCAACTTTGTAAAAACCCGAGACCAAATCCAGATATAAAAACTCTCTTTGTGGATCACTCATGTGGGCAGCCAAATGGTGCACGAGCACCATCACCTGCCAATAATCCACTTCTTGGATCCTTACCAAAAGCTGGAGGTTTTCCTCCCTTAGGTGCTCATGGG CCTTTTCAAGCTACGCCTGCACCGGTTCCAGCACCCCTTGCAGGTTGGATGTCAAGTCCTTCAGCTGTAACTCATCCAGCAGTTTCAGCTGGTGCCATTGGTCTTGGTGCGTCTTCAATACCAG CTGCGTTGAAGCATCCAAGGACTCCTCCAACTAATCCGTCTGTAGACTACCCATCTGCAGACTCTGATCATGTTTCCAAAAGGGCCAGGCCCATGGGGatttccgatgag GTCAATCTGCCAGTCAATGTGCTGCAGGTAACATTTCCGGGCCATGGTCACAGTCAAACTTTCAATGCACCTGACGATCTTCCGAAGGCTGTTGCAAGAACTCTGAATCAGGGTTCATCTCCTATGAGCATGGATTTCCATCCTGTTCAGCAGACTCTACTTCTAG TTGGTACAAACGTTGGAGACATTGCCTTGTGGGAAGTTGGCTCTCGGGAGCGGCTGGTTTCAAAGAACTTCAAAGTTTGGGATCTTAGTGTTTGTTCAATGCCTCTTCAG GCTGCTCTAGTCAAAGATCCTGCTGTCTCAGTAAATCGTGTAATTTGGAGTCCCGATGGTTCTTTATTCG GAGTTGCTTATTCAAGGCATATTGTGCAAATATATTCTTACCATGGTGGTGATGAAGTTCGACAGCATCTTGAG ATTGATGCTCATGTTGGTGGAGTAAACGATATTGCATTCTCTCTTCCAAATAAGCAACTTTGTGTAATAACTTGCGGTGATGACAAGACAATTAAG GTGTGGGATGCTTCCAATGGTACGAAGCAGTATACCTTTGAAGGTCACGAGGCTCCTGTGTATTCTGTCTGCCCTCACTATAAAGAGAACATTCAG TTTATCTTTTCAACTGCCTTAGATGGAAAGATAAAGGCATGGTTGTATGATAACATGGGATCACGGGTTGACTACGAAGCTCCTGGTCGGTGGTGCACAACCATGGCCTACAGTGCTGATGGTACAAG GCTTTTTTCATGTGGAACCAGTAAAGAAGGGGAGTCATTTATCGTAGAATGGAATGAAAGTGAAGGGGCTGTGAAGAGGACCTATCAAGGATTCCGCAAACGTTCTTTAGGTGTTGTGCAATTTGATACAACTAAGAACCGGTATTTGGCTGCTGGTGATGATTTCTCGATAAAATTCTGGGATATGGACAATGTTCAACCTTTGACCAGTTATGATGCCGAAGGAGGCCTTCCT GCAAGCCCACGGATCCGCTTTAATAAAGATGGCTCTCTCCTGGCTGTTTCAGCCAATGATAATGGAATTAAGATTTTGGCCAATTCAGATGGTATGCGATTGCTGTGCACTTTGGAGAATCTGTCTTATGATGCCTCAAGAACACCGGAAGCTCCTAAA CCAACAATAAATCCAATCTCAGCTGCAGCAGCTGCTACTAGTGCTGTACTTGCAGACAGAAGTGCATCTGTGGTTGCTATACCTGGAATG AATGGGGATGCCAGGAGTTTTGCGGATGTGAAACCCAGAATAACAGAAGAATCTAGTGATAAATCAAAGATTTGGAAGCTCACCGAAATCAGTGAATCTTCTCAGTGTCGATCCTTGAGGCTTCCTGAAAACTTGAGGGTGACCAAG ATATCAAGATTAATCTTCACAAATTCCGGTAATGCTATCCTGGCGTTAGCATCAAATGCTATTCACTTGCTTTGGAAATGGCAGCGAAGTGATCGTAATTCAAATGGCAAG GCGACTGCCAGTGTATCACCTCAGTTGTGGCAACCATCAAGTGGCATTCTTATGACAAACGATGTTGCTGATACAAATCCAGAAGAGGCTGTTCCTTGTTTTGCTTTATCTAAGAATGATTCTTATGTAATGTCAGCATCTGGAGGAAAGATTTCCTTGTTTAATATGATGACATTTAAG ACAATGGCAACTTTCATGCCACCGCCACCTGCCGCGACTTTTCTTGCATTCCACCCACAAGATAATAATATTATTGCTATTGGCATGGATGATTCAACAATTCAGATATATAATGTCCGTGTGGATGAG GTGAAGAGTAAACTCATAGGTCACTCCAAAAGAATAACTGGCCTTGCCTTCTCTCATGCACTGAATGTGCTTGTCTCATCCGGGGCAGATTCTCAG CTTTGTGTATGGAACACTGATGGATGGGAAAAGCAGAAGACTAAATTCTTGCAGATTCCTGTTGGGATAACACCAACTGCACAATCAGAGACACGCGTACAATTCCATCAAGACCAGATACGTCTTCTTGTTGTACATGAGACTCAGCTTGCCTTATATGAAACAACGAAGTTGGAATGTTTTAAGCAG TGGGTCCCTCGTGAATCTTTCGCCCCAATTACTCATGCAACATTTTCATGTGATAGCCAACTGGTATATGCCAGCTTTTTGGATGCAACTATTTGTGTGTTTGTTGCTGCAAACCTCAGACCACGTTGCCGTATAAATCCCTCTGCTTATCTGCCAGCTAGTGTCAG CAGCTCCAATGTTCACCCTCTTGTAATTGCTGCTCATCCATCAGAGCCAAATGAATTTGCGGTGGGACTCTCCGATGGAGGGGTTCATGTCTTCGAGCCCCTTGAGTCTGAAAACAGATGGGGAGTGCCTCAACCAGCAGACAATGGGTCAGCCAGCAGTATAACAGCGACACCTTCAGTTGCAGCTCAAGGATCAGAACAAGCGCAAAGATGA
- the LOC108452992 gene encoding topless-related protein 1 isoform X2, with translation MSSLSRELVFLILQFLDEEKFKETVHKLEQESGFFFNMKYFEDEVHNGNWDEVEKYLSGFTKVDDNRYSMKIFFEIRKQKYLEALDKHDRSKAVEILVKDLKVFATFNEELFKEITQLLTLENFRENEQLSKYGDTKSARAIMLVELKKLIEANPLFRDKLQFPTLKNSRLRTLINQSLNWQHQLCKNPRPNPDIKTLFVDHSCGQPNGARAPSPANNPLLGSLPKAGGFPPLGAHGPFQATPAPVPAPLAGWMSSPSAVTHPAVSAGAIGLGASSIPAALKHPRTPPTNPSVDYPSADSDHVSKRARPMGISDEVNLPVNVLQVTFPGHGHSQTFNAPDDLPKAVARTLNQGSSPMSMDFHPVQQTLLLVGTNVGDIALWEVGSRERLVSKNFKVWDLSVCSMPLQAALVKDPAVSVNRVIWSPDGSLFGVAYSRHIVQIYSYHGGDEVRQHLEIDAHVGGVNDIAFSLPNKQLCVITCGDDKTIKVWDASNGTKQYTFEGHEAPVYSVCPHYKENIQFIFSTALDGKIKAWLYDNMGSRVDYEAPGRWCTTMAYSADGTRLFSCGTSKEGESFIVEWNESEGAVKRTYQGFRKRSLGVVQFDTTKNRYLAAGDDFSIKFWDMDNVQPLTSYDAEGGLPASPRIRFNKDGSLLAVSANDNGIKILANSDGMRLLCTLENLSYDASRTPEAPKPTINPISAAAAATSAVLADRSASVVAIPGMNGDARSFADVKPRITEESSDKSKIWKLTEISESSQCRSLRLPENLRVTKISRLIFTNSGNAILALASNAIHLLWKWQRSDRNSNGKATASVSPQLWQPSSGILMTNDVADTNPEEAVPCFALSKNDSYVMSASGGKISLFNMMTFKTMATFMPPPPAATFLAFHPQDNNIIAIGMDDSTIQIYNVRVDEVKSKLIGHSKRITGLAFSHALNVLVSSGADSQLCVWNTDGWEKQKTKFLQIPVGITPTAQSETRVQFHQDQIRLLVVHETQLALYETTKLECFKQWVPRESFAPITHATFSCDSQLVYASFLDATICVFVAANLRPRCRINPSAYLPASVSSNVHPLVIAAHPSEPNEFAVGLSDGGVHVFEPLESENRWGVPQPADNGSASSITATPSVAAQGSEQAQR, from the exons ATGTCGTCTCTCAGTAGAGAGCTTGTTTTCTTGATCTTACAGTTCCTAGATGAGGAAAAGTTTAAAGAGACTGTTCACAa GCTTGAACAGGAATCTGGGTTTTTCTTCAATATGAAATATTTTGAGGATGAAGTGCATAATGGAAATTGGGATGAGGTGGAGAAATACCTCTCTGGTTTTACCAAGGTCGATGACAATCGATATTCCATGAAAATCTTTTTCGAGATAAGAAAGCAGAAGTATCTTGAGGCATTGGATAA GCATGATCGATCCAAAGCTGTGGAGATATTAGTTAAGGATTTGAAAGTTTTTGCTACATTTAATGAGGAACTTTTTAAGGAAATCACTCAGCTTCTGACTTTGGAGAATTTCAG AGAGAACGAACAGTTGTCGAAATATGGAGATACAAAGTCAGCTAGAGCAATCATGTTAGTTGAACTCAAGAAGCTTATTGAAGCAAATCCTTTATTCCGTGACAAATTGCAGTTCCCGACCCTTAAAAATTCGAGGTTACGAACCCTGATTAATCAGAG CTTGAATTGGCAGCATCAACTTTGTAAAAACCCGAGACCAAATCCAGATATAAAAACTCTCTTTGTGGATCACTCATGTGGGCAGCCAAATGGTGCACGAGCACCATCACCTGCCAATAATCCACTTCTTGGATCCTTACCAAAAGCTGGAGGTTTTCCTCCCTTAGGTGCTCATGGG CCTTTTCAAGCTACGCCTGCACCGGTTCCAGCACCCCTTGCAGGTTGGATGTCAAGTCCTTCAGCTGTAACTCATCCAGCAGTTTCAGCTGGTGCCATTGGTCTTGGTGCGTCTTCAATACCAG CTGCGTTGAAGCATCCAAGGACTCCTCCAACTAATCCGTCTGTAGACTACCCATCTGCAGACTCTGATCATGTTTCCAAAAGGGCCAGGCCCATGGGGatttccgatgag GTCAATCTGCCAGTCAATGTGCTGCAGGTAACATTTCCGGGCCATGGTCACAGTCAAACTTTCAATGCACCTGACGATCTTCCGAAGGCTGTTGCAAGAACTCTGAATCAGGGTTCATCTCCTATGAGCATGGATTTCCATCCTGTTCAGCAGACTCTACTTCTAG TTGGTACAAACGTTGGAGACATTGCCTTGTGGGAAGTTGGCTCTCGGGAGCGGCTGGTTTCAAAGAACTTCAAAGTTTGGGATCTTAGTGTTTGTTCAATGCCTCTTCAG GCTGCTCTAGTCAAAGATCCTGCTGTCTCAGTAAATCGTGTAATTTGGAGTCCCGATGGTTCTTTATTCG GAGTTGCTTATTCAAGGCATATTGTGCAAATATATTCTTACCATGGTGGTGATGAAGTTCGACAGCATCTTGAG ATTGATGCTCATGTTGGTGGAGTAAACGATATTGCATTCTCTCTTCCAAATAAGCAACTTTGTGTAATAACTTGCGGTGATGACAAGACAATTAAG GTGTGGGATGCTTCCAATGGTACGAAGCAGTATACCTTTGAAGGTCACGAGGCTCCTGTGTATTCTGTCTGCCCTCACTATAAAGAGAACATTCAG TTTATCTTTTCAACTGCCTTAGATGGAAAGATAAAGGCATGGTTGTATGATAACATGGGATCACGGGTTGACTACGAAGCTCCTGGTCGGTGGTGCACAACCATGGCCTACAGTGCTGATGGTACAAG GCTTTTTTCATGTGGAACCAGTAAAGAAGGGGAGTCATTTATCGTAGAATGGAATGAAAGTGAAGGGGCTGTGAAGAGGACCTATCAAGGATTCCGCAAACGTTCTTTAGGTGTTGTGCAATTTGATACAACTAAGAACCGGTATTTGGCTGCTGGTGATGATTTCTCGATAAAATTCTGGGATATGGACAATGTTCAACCTTTGACCAGTTATGATGCCGAAGGAGGCCTTCCT GCAAGCCCACGGATCCGCTTTAATAAAGATGGCTCTCTCCTGGCTGTTTCAGCCAATGATAATGGAATTAAGATTTTGGCCAATTCAGATGGTATGCGATTGCTGTGCACTTTGGAGAATCTGTCTTATGATGCCTCAAGAACACCGGAAGCTCCTAAA CCAACAATAAATCCAATCTCAGCTGCAGCAGCTGCTACTAGTGCTGTACTTGCAGACAGAAGTGCATCTGTGGTTGCTATACCTGGAATG AATGGGGATGCCAGGAGTTTTGCGGATGTGAAACCCAGAATAACAGAAGAATCTAGTGATAAATCAAAGATTTGGAAGCTCACCGAAATCAGTGAATCTTCTCAGTGTCGATCCTTGAGGCTTCCTGAAAACTTGAGGGTGACCAAG ATATCAAGATTAATCTTCACAAATTCCGGTAATGCTATCCTGGCGTTAGCATCAAATGCTATTCACTTGCTTTGGAAATGGCAGCGAAGTGATCGTAATTCAAATGGCAAG GCGACTGCCAGTGTATCACCTCAGTTGTGGCAACCATCAAGTGGCATTCTTATGACAAACGATGTTGCTGATACAAATCCAGAAGAGGCTGTTCCTTGTTTTGCTTTATCTAAGAATGATTCTTATGTAATGTCAGCATCTGGAGGAAAGATTTCCTTGTTTAATATGATGACATTTAAG ACAATGGCAACTTTCATGCCACCGCCACCTGCCGCGACTTTTCTTGCATTCCACCCACAAGATAATAATATTATTGCTATTGGCATGGATGATTCAACAATTCAGATATATAATGTCCGTGTGGATGAG GTGAAGAGTAAACTCATAGGTCACTCCAAAAGAATAACTGGCCTTGCCTTCTCTCATGCACTGAATGTGCTTGTCTCATCCGGGGCAGATTCTCAG CTTTGTGTATGGAACACTGATGGATGGGAAAAGCAGAAGACTAAATTCTTGCAGATTCCTGTTGGGATAACACCAACTGCACAATCAGAGACACGCGTACAATTCCATCAAGACCAGATACGTCTTCTTGTTGTACATGAGACTCAGCTTGCCTTATATGAAACAACGAAGTTGGAATGTTTTAAGCAG TGGGTCCCTCGTGAATCTTTCGCCCCAATTACTCATGCAACATTTTCATGTGATAGCCAACTGGTATATGCCAGCTTTTTGGATGCAACTATTTGTGTGTTTGTTGCTGCAAACCTCAGACCACGTTGCCGTATAAATCCCTCTGCTTATCTGCCAGCTAGTGTCAG CTCCAATGTTCACCCTCTTGTAATTGCTGCTCATCCATCAGAGCCAAATGAATTTGCGGTGGGACTCTCCGATGGAGGGGTTCATGTCTTCGAGCCCCTTGAGTCTGAAAACAGATGGGGAGTGCCTCAACCAGCAGACAATGGGTCAGCCAGCAGTATAACAGCGACACCTTCAGTTGCAGCTCAAGGATCAGAACAAGCGCAAAGATGA
- the LOC108452992 gene encoding protein TOPLESS isoform X3 — translation MSSLSRELVFLILQFLDEEKFKETVHKLEQESGFFFNMKYFEDEVHNGNWDEVEKYLSGFTKVDDNRYSMKIFFEIRKQKYLEALDKHDRSKAVEILVKDLKVFATFNEELFKEITQLLTLENFRENEQLSKYGDTKSARAIMLVELKKLIEANPLFRDKLQFPTLKNSRLRTLINQSLNWQHQLCKNPRPNPDIKTLFVDHSCGQPNGARAPSPANNPLLGSLPKAGGFPPLGAHGPFQATPAPVPAPLAGWMSSPSAVTHPAVSAGAIGLGASSIPAALKHPRTPPTNPSVDYPSADSDHVSKRARPMGISDEVNLPVNVLQVTFPGHGHSQTFNAPDDLPKAVARTLNQGSSPMSMDFHPVQQTLLLVGTNVGDIALWEVGSRERLVSKNFKVWDLSVCSMPLQAALVKDPAVSVNRVIWSPDGSLFGVAYSRHIVQIYSYHGGDEVRQHLEIDAHVGGVNDIAFSLPNKQLCVITCGDDKTIKVWDASNGTKQYTFEGHEAPVYSVCPHYKENIQFIFSTALDGKIKAWLYDNMGSRVDYEAPGRWCTTMAYSADGTRLFSCGTSKEGESFIVEWNESEGAVKRTYQGFRKRSLGVVQFDTTKNRYLAAGDDFSIKFWDMDNVQPLTSYDAEGGLPASPRIRFNKDGSLLAVSANDNGIKILANSDGMRLLCTLENLSYDASRTPEAPKPTINPISAAAAATSAVLADRSASVVAIPGMNGDARSFADVKPRITEESSDKSKIWKLTEISESSQCRSLRLPENLRVTKISRLIFTNSGNAILALASNAIHLLWKWQRSDRNSNGKATASVSPQLWQPSSGILMTNDVADTNPEEAVPCFALSKNDSYVMSASGGKISLFNMMTFKTMATFMPPPPAATFLAFHPQDNNIIAIGMDDSTIQIYNVRVDEVKSKLIGHSKRITGLAFSHALNVLVSSGADSQLCVWNTDGWEKQKTKFLQIPVGITPTAQSETRVQFHQDQIRLLVVHETQLALYETTKLECFKQWVPRESFAPITHATFSCDSQLVYASFLDATICVFVAANLRPRCRINPSAYLPASVRNGLFLYVAAPMFTLL, via the exons ATGTCGTCTCTCAGTAGAGAGCTTGTTTTCTTGATCTTACAGTTCCTAGATGAGGAAAAGTTTAAAGAGACTGTTCACAa GCTTGAACAGGAATCTGGGTTTTTCTTCAATATGAAATATTTTGAGGATGAAGTGCATAATGGAAATTGGGATGAGGTGGAGAAATACCTCTCTGGTTTTACCAAGGTCGATGACAATCGATATTCCATGAAAATCTTTTTCGAGATAAGAAAGCAGAAGTATCTTGAGGCATTGGATAA GCATGATCGATCCAAAGCTGTGGAGATATTAGTTAAGGATTTGAAAGTTTTTGCTACATTTAATGAGGAACTTTTTAAGGAAATCACTCAGCTTCTGACTTTGGAGAATTTCAG AGAGAACGAACAGTTGTCGAAATATGGAGATACAAAGTCAGCTAGAGCAATCATGTTAGTTGAACTCAAGAAGCTTATTGAAGCAAATCCTTTATTCCGTGACAAATTGCAGTTCCCGACCCTTAAAAATTCGAGGTTACGAACCCTGATTAATCAGAG CTTGAATTGGCAGCATCAACTTTGTAAAAACCCGAGACCAAATCCAGATATAAAAACTCTCTTTGTGGATCACTCATGTGGGCAGCCAAATGGTGCACGAGCACCATCACCTGCCAATAATCCACTTCTTGGATCCTTACCAAAAGCTGGAGGTTTTCCTCCCTTAGGTGCTCATGGG CCTTTTCAAGCTACGCCTGCACCGGTTCCAGCACCCCTTGCAGGTTGGATGTCAAGTCCTTCAGCTGTAACTCATCCAGCAGTTTCAGCTGGTGCCATTGGTCTTGGTGCGTCTTCAATACCAG CTGCGTTGAAGCATCCAAGGACTCCTCCAACTAATCCGTCTGTAGACTACCCATCTGCAGACTCTGATCATGTTTCCAAAAGGGCCAGGCCCATGGGGatttccgatgag GTCAATCTGCCAGTCAATGTGCTGCAGGTAACATTTCCGGGCCATGGTCACAGTCAAACTTTCAATGCACCTGACGATCTTCCGAAGGCTGTTGCAAGAACTCTGAATCAGGGTTCATCTCCTATGAGCATGGATTTCCATCCTGTTCAGCAGACTCTACTTCTAG TTGGTACAAACGTTGGAGACATTGCCTTGTGGGAAGTTGGCTCTCGGGAGCGGCTGGTTTCAAAGAACTTCAAAGTTTGGGATCTTAGTGTTTGTTCAATGCCTCTTCAG GCTGCTCTAGTCAAAGATCCTGCTGTCTCAGTAAATCGTGTAATTTGGAGTCCCGATGGTTCTTTATTCG GAGTTGCTTATTCAAGGCATATTGTGCAAATATATTCTTACCATGGTGGTGATGAAGTTCGACAGCATCTTGAG ATTGATGCTCATGTTGGTGGAGTAAACGATATTGCATTCTCTCTTCCAAATAAGCAACTTTGTGTAATAACTTGCGGTGATGACAAGACAATTAAG GTGTGGGATGCTTCCAATGGTACGAAGCAGTATACCTTTGAAGGTCACGAGGCTCCTGTGTATTCTGTCTGCCCTCACTATAAAGAGAACATTCAG TTTATCTTTTCAACTGCCTTAGATGGAAAGATAAAGGCATGGTTGTATGATAACATGGGATCACGGGTTGACTACGAAGCTCCTGGTCGGTGGTGCACAACCATGGCCTACAGTGCTGATGGTACAAG GCTTTTTTCATGTGGAACCAGTAAAGAAGGGGAGTCATTTATCGTAGAATGGAATGAAAGTGAAGGGGCTGTGAAGAGGACCTATCAAGGATTCCGCAAACGTTCTTTAGGTGTTGTGCAATTTGATACAACTAAGAACCGGTATTTGGCTGCTGGTGATGATTTCTCGATAAAATTCTGGGATATGGACAATGTTCAACCTTTGACCAGTTATGATGCCGAAGGAGGCCTTCCT GCAAGCCCACGGATCCGCTTTAATAAAGATGGCTCTCTCCTGGCTGTTTCAGCCAATGATAATGGAATTAAGATTTTGGCCAATTCAGATGGTATGCGATTGCTGTGCACTTTGGAGAATCTGTCTTATGATGCCTCAAGAACACCGGAAGCTCCTAAA CCAACAATAAATCCAATCTCAGCTGCAGCAGCTGCTACTAGTGCTGTACTTGCAGACAGAAGTGCATCTGTGGTTGCTATACCTGGAATG AATGGGGATGCCAGGAGTTTTGCGGATGTGAAACCCAGAATAACAGAAGAATCTAGTGATAAATCAAAGATTTGGAAGCTCACCGAAATCAGTGAATCTTCTCAGTGTCGATCCTTGAGGCTTCCTGAAAACTTGAGGGTGACCAAG ATATCAAGATTAATCTTCACAAATTCCGGTAATGCTATCCTGGCGTTAGCATCAAATGCTATTCACTTGCTTTGGAAATGGCAGCGAAGTGATCGTAATTCAAATGGCAAG GCGACTGCCAGTGTATCACCTCAGTTGTGGCAACCATCAAGTGGCATTCTTATGACAAACGATGTTGCTGATACAAATCCAGAAGAGGCTGTTCCTTGTTTTGCTTTATCTAAGAATGATTCTTATGTAATGTCAGCATCTGGAGGAAAGATTTCCTTGTTTAATATGATGACATTTAAG ACAATGGCAACTTTCATGCCACCGCCACCTGCCGCGACTTTTCTTGCATTCCACCCACAAGATAATAATATTATTGCTATTGGCATGGATGATTCAACAATTCAGATATATAATGTCCGTGTGGATGAG GTGAAGAGTAAACTCATAGGTCACTCCAAAAGAATAACTGGCCTTGCCTTCTCTCATGCACTGAATGTGCTTGTCTCATCCGGGGCAGATTCTCAG CTTTGTGTATGGAACACTGATGGATGGGAAAAGCAGAAGACTAAATTCTTGCAGATTCCTGTTGGGATAACACCAACTGCACAATCAGAGACACGCGTACAATTCCATCAAGACCAGATACGTCTTCTTGTTGTACATGAGACTCAGCTTGCCTTATATGAAACAACGAAGTTGGAATGTTTTAAGCAG TGGGTCCCTCGTGAATCTTTCGCCCCAATTACTCATGCAACATTTTCATGTGATAGCCAACTGGTATATGCCAGCTTTTTGGATGCAACTATTTGTGTGTTTGTTGCTGCAAACCTCAGACCACGTTGCCGTATAAATCCCTCTGCTTATCTGCCAGCTAGTGTCAG AAATGGTCTTTTCCTCTATGTAGCAGCTCCAATGTTCACCCTCTTGTAA